In Clostridium sp. SY8519, one genomic interval encodes:
- a CDS encoding LysR family transcriptional regulator codes for MNLKQMFYFSEIAKSRSFSLAAQNLFVSQPLLSQTVKQLEEELGVTLIYRTNHEFFLTFSGEAFLDSCNSILNSFYDIPNRVKSSNDVCGKVTICMPATLLNIYFPDFLAEFADKYPHMGVRTKTWTHIGL; via the coding sequence ATGAATTTAAAACAGATGTTTTACTTTTCCGAAATAGCTAAAAGTCGCAGCTTTTCTCTTGCAGCGCAGAATCTATTTGTTTCACAGCCTTTACTGAGTCAGACAGTAAAACAATTAGAGGAAGAACTTGGGGTAACTCTGATTTATAGAACAAACCATGAGTTTTTTCTGACTTTTTCAGGGGAAGCATTTCTGGACTCCTGCAACTCCATTTTGAATTCGTTTTATGATATACCGAACAGGGTAAAGAGCAGCAATGATGTGTGCGGCAAGGTGACCATTTGCATGCCGGCGACATTATTAAATATCTATTTTCCGGATTTTCTTGCAGAGTTTGCAGACAAATATCCGCATATGGGGGTGCGGACAAAAACCTGGACACATATAGGGCTCTGA
- a CDS encoding LysR substrate-binding domain-containing protein, with the protein MPRLSKKTSAPPIEIEVLEEGSYRVRDMICNHEADLGIVMLPVNSEGMNIYPLVEDECCLVTNDQHRLAKNAVTNLLELENEKLIIYNKNFVLYKEIKEAFGNMGIVPHIVNTSSMPSFIIKMVMLGQGISILPRPVLDATHAAFTTSRLDPKIPWRIALLESKKHYMPIAASCLKDAILNHQFNIKKIEYCIPSPECIENCTQFNS; encoded by the coding sequence TTGCCTAGGCTGTCCAAGAAAACGTCCGCACCCCCTATCGAAATAGAGGTGTTGGAAGAAGGGTCCTACCGGGTAAGAGACATGATTTGCAATCATGAAGCAGATCTTGGTATAGTTATGCTTCCAGTTAATAGTGAAGGAATGAATATCTATCCGCTTGTGGAAGATGAATGCTGTCTTGTGACAAATGATCAGCATAGACTGGCAAAAAACGCGGTTACGAATCTTCTGGAACTGGAAAATGAAAAACTGATTATATATAACAAAAATTTCGTCCTTTATAAGGAAATAAAGGAAGCTTTTGGGAATATGGGAATAGTTCCGCATATCGTTAATACCAGTTCGATGCCTTCATTTATTATTAAGATGGTGATGTTGGGTCAGGGGATTTCAATACTTCCCAGACCGGTTCTTGATGCGACCCATGCGGCATTTACGACATCAAGACTGGATCCGAAGATTCCCTGGCGTATAGCGTTGCTGGAATCCAAGAAACATTATATGCCAATAGCAGCATCTTGCTTGAAGGATGCCATTCTGAATCATCAATTTAATATTAAAAAAATAGAGTACTGTATACCGTCTCCTGAATGTATAGAGAACTGTACTCAGTTTAATTCGTGA
- the sfsA gene encoding DNA/RNA nuclease SfsA, producing MIYQNITNGYFIDRPNRFVAHVEIAGRTETVHVKNTGRCRELLVPGAEVILSRSDNPNRKTAYDLTAVYKPSLGLVNIDSQAPNHVMKEWLDTLSFDLVRPEYTYGRSRIDFYMEKGKERFLLEVKGCTLEVDGIGYFPDAPTERGVKHLQELTKAEKEGYHGGIAFVIPMPGVRKVLPNEATHPEFGEALADAAAAGVQILYLPCVTEPNALYIDRGKAAELNRGWLEESCYDK from the coding sequence ATGATTTATCAGAACATAACCAACGGATATTTTATCGACCGTCCCAACCGGTTTGTCGCCCATGTGGAGATTGCGGGCCGGACAGAGACGGTACATGTCAAAAACACAGGCAGGTGCAGAGAGCTGCTGGTACCGGGAGCGGAAGTGATTCTGTCCCGTTCGGACAATCCGAACCGGAAAACAGCCTATGATCTGACCGCCGTATACAAACCCTCCCTGGGCCTTGTCAATATCGACAGTCAGGCTCCCAACCATGTAATGAAGGAATGGCTGGATACCCTGTCCTTTGACCTGGTTCGGCCGGAATATACCTATGGCCGGTCCCGCATCGATTTTTATATGGAGAAAGGAAAAGAAAGATTTCTTCTGGAAGTCAAGGGATGCACGCTGGAAGTGGACGGGATCGGCTACTTTCCGGACGCGCCCACGGAACGGGGCGTGAAGCATCTGCAGGAGCTGACAAAAGCGGAAAAAGAGGGATATCACGGGGGAATTGCCTTTGTCATTCCGATGCCGGGAGTTCGTAAGGTTCTGCCCAATGAAGCCACCCATCCGGAATTTGGGGAAGCCCTGGCGGATGCGGCGGCTGCAGGGGTGCAGATCCTGTATCTGCCCTGCGTGACCGAACCAAATGCGCTGTATATCGACAGGGGGAAGGCTGCGGAACTGAATCGGGGGTGGCTGGAGGAAAGCTGTTATGATAAATAA
- a CDS encoding IS3 family transposase produces the protein MYSEEQRTKALHVFHQTGSVTDVVRQLGYPSRKQLYTWIRNEGKTKEKRKKLNLKNTTEHPRNPPAEFKLQVLRRCFENGESVKSVSEEIEYSRASIYMWRKRYLQGGAASLMNTKNIRPGKLPDMDEKISSEEVESLRKQMYELQLEVDILKETINVLKKDPGVDWKDLKNREKVAVIDAMKEKYPLPILLRRMKLSRSSYYYQIKAFAAEDKYEYLRHEVVRIFLENKARYGYRRIHAELKKTGIKVSEKVVRRVMKEEGLEVKIRKTRKYSSYKGEISPAVPNEVQRDFHSEKPDELLLSDISEFAIPAGKVYLSPAVDCFDGMLVTWRISEHPNADLVNGMLDDVIANIGANSKPIIHTDRGCHYRWPGWIERMKINGYTRSMSQKGCSPDNAACEGLFGRIKNEFFYNQDWTGVTVEEFSRELDLYLHWYNEKRIKKSLGYLSPVEYRRSLGLVA, from the coding sequence ATGTATTCAGAAGAACAGAGAACAAAGGCACTGCATGTTTTCCATCAGACAGGATCTGTTACAGATGTGGTACGTCAACTTGGTTATCCCAGCAGAAAGCAACTGTATACCTGGATTCGTAACGAGGGAAAAACAAAAGAAAAGCGAAAAAAACTTAATCTTAAAAACACCACCGAGCACCCCAGAAATCCTCCGGCGGAGTTTAAGCTGCAAGTGCTTCGTCGTTGCTTTGAGAATGGAGAGAGTGTAAAATCAGTATCAGAGGAGATCGAATACAGCCGAGCCAGCATATATATGTGGCGAAAGCGATATCTTCAAGGAGGTGCAGCTTCTCTGATGAACACGAAAAATATCAGGCCGGGAAAATTACCGGATATGGATGAAAAGATATCTTCAGAAGAAGTCGAATCGCTCAGAAAGCAGATGTACGAGCTCCAATTGGAAGTAGATATCTTAAAGGAGACAATTAACGTATTAAAAAAAGACCCCGGCGTCGACTGGAAGGACCTGAAGAACAGGGAGAAAGTAGCGGTAATCGACGCCATGAAGGAGAAGTACCCGCTACCGATCCTGCTTCGAAGAATGAAACTGTCAAGGAGTAGTTACTACTATCAGATAAAGGCTTTTGCAGCAGAAGATAAATATGAGTATCTGCGCCATGAAGTTGTTCGTATATTCCTTGAAAACAAAGCTCGGTATGGATATCGCAGGATCCATGCAGAACTAAAAAAGACAGGGATAAAGGTCTCGGAGAAGGTCGTTCGCAGAGTGATGAAGGAAGAGGGTCTTGAAGTAAAAATCCGAAAAACGAGGAAATACAGTTCGTATAAGGGGGAAATCAGTCCTGCTGTTCCAAACGAAGTACAGAGAGATTTTCATAGCGAGAAACCAGACGAACTTCTTTTGTCGGATATCAGCGAGTTTGCTATTCCGGCCGGCAAGGTATATCTGTCTCCGGCAGTAGACTGCTTCGATGGAATGCTGGTCACGTGGAGAATAAGCGAACATCCAAATGCCGATCTCGTCAACGGCATGCTCGACGATGTGATTGCGAACATAGGCGCAAACTCCAAACCAATCATTCATACGGATCGAGGATGCCACTATCGCTGGCCAGGTTGGATCGAGAGAATGAAGATAAACGGGTATACCAGATCCATGTCACAGAAAGGGTGCTCTCCAGATAATGCTGCTTGTGAAGGTTTATTTGGACGAATAAAAAATGAGTTCTTCTACAATCAGGACTGGACGGGTGTGACCGTGGAGGAATTCTCACGTGAGTTAGATCTGTACCTTCATTGGTACAATGAAAAAAGAATCAAGAAATCGTTAGGGTATTTGAGCCCTGTGGAGTACAGGCGATCTCTTGGATTGGTTGCCTAG